A single window of Candidatus Methylomirabilis limnetica DNA harbors:
- a CDS encoding DUF2283 domain-containing protein produces the protein MRLNYYPDTDSLYIDLSGKVSADSKEISEGVILDYDVDGNIVGIDIDNASKKVDMKELLISKVPIEEQVIKG, from the coding sequence ATGAGGTTGAACTACTATCCAGACACTGATTCTCTCTACATAGATTTGTCGGGCAAGGTCAGCGCTGACAGCAAAGAGATATCGGAAGGAGTGATCCTCGATTATGATGTTGATGGGAATATCGTGGGTATCGACATTGATAATGCTAGCAAGAAAGTAGACATGAAAGAGCTCCTCATAAGCAAGGTCCCGATAGAGGAGCAAGTTATCAAGGGCTAA
- a CDS encoding type II toxin-antitoxin system MqsA family antitoxin: MAIECNFCGSDRHEERRIEYLYSHEGKYLLVPNTPVEVCLNCGMVYYDAVVLKEIERQFFAIHGKVEEPDRYIEMPAKAFA, from the coding sequence ATGGCAATAGAGTGTAATTTCTGCGGCAGTGACCGCCATGAGGAACGAAGGATTGAGTATCTCTATAGCCACGAGGGGAAATACTTGCTGGTGCCGAATACCCCTGTTGAAGTATGCCTGAATTGTGGCATGGTCTACTACGATGCGGTTGTTCTCAAGGAAATCGAGCGGCAGTTCTTTGCCATTCATGGTAAGGTAGAAGAACCAGATCGCTACATTGAGATGCCGGCAAAAGCCTTTGCCTGA
- a CDS encoding DUF4258 domain-containing protein has translation MDIEEIKARVRDNRYVYSHHAEIERRADGLTFAQVEEALLNSKILEQYPDIGRGESCLVVGFAGKIPIHVVCGWRGEKVVLITVYIPRPPKFIDPWTRGERRGWQ, from the coding sequence ATGGACATTGAAGAGATAAAGGCGAGGGTTCGCGACAACAGGTATGTTTACAGCCATCATGCCGAGATTGAGCGGAGAGCGGACGGATTAACCTTCGCTCAAGTAGAAGAGGCTCTATTGAATAGTAAGATCCTTGAGCAGTATCCTGATATTGGACGCGGTGAGAGTTGTCTGGTCGTAGGTTTTGCTGGGAAGATACCTATTCACGTCGTATGCGGCTGGCGTGGGGAAAAGGTAGTACTTATCACCGTATACATTCCACGCCCGCCGAAGTTCATTGACCCTTGGACGCGAGGAGAAAGACGAGGATGGCAATAG
- a CDS encoding tetratricopeptide repeat protein — protein sequence MVLEFRTSSSKAASLLLLACLTTLASWMIVRPWAASFAIPALPHDPELLRAWRSHPEHPQYQHQHLGKIRQYSVSFQDYQEALRHYRLALWENPLSSRTWFDVARTHWWLGQVQEAKPALRLALWFNPSNARLRWEAALFQIQLEDYEAAIANLRHLVMTEPSQRQTYFTLIHTLMQPADFIDTTLPAEPGVLSDYLDYLIRQGEAENGRVVWQRLTALPAVSVDPRLASAYVDFMLEHKDLSEATSAWNLLLRLRGIGRGGGDLDNLMWNGGFERDETWGAGFDWRVGRSAGVEIGVGASSSAEGTRSLKIAFDGTRNLDLTAASQVVPVMPGTRYLLSGSIKTTGITTSNGPYLEVIDFLDGRRHATSESYIGDHPWSEVRVPFETSPRSQAIVIKIRRETSQKLDNLIGGTAWIDQVSLKKIH from the coding sequence ATGGTCCTCGAGTTCAGGACGTCGTCAAGCAAGGCCGCTTCCCTCCTACTGCTCGCCTGCCTTACCACCTTGGCCTCCTGGATGATCGTCCGTCCCTGGGCGGCCAGCTTCGCGATCCCCGCTCTTCCCCACGACCCTGAACTGCTCCGTGCCTGGCGGTCGCATCCAGAACACCCCCAGTACCAGCATCAGCACCTGGGAAAGATTCGCCAATACAGCGTGAGCTTCCAGGACTATCAGGAGGCGTTGCGTCACTATCGACTGGCCCTTTGGGAGAATCCCCTTTCCAGCCGCACGTGGTTCGATGTGGCGAGGACCCACTGGTGGTTAGGTCAGGTCCAGGAGGCCAAGCCCGCCCTCAGGCTTGCGTTGTGGTTCAATCCTAGCAATGCGAGGCTGCGTTGGGAGGCCGCACTGTTTCAGATCCAGCTTGAGGACTACGAGGCCGCCATCGCCAACCTGCGACATCTGGTGATGACCGAGCCAAGCCAGCGCCAGACCTATTTCACCCTTATCCACACCCTCATGCAGCCCGCCGATTTCATCGACACGACCTTACCCGCCGAGCCGGGGGTCTTGTCGGACTACCTGGACTACCTGATCAGGCAGGGGGAGGCTGAGAACGGAAGGGTGGTGTGGCAGCGGCTTACCGCTCTCCCTGCTGTCAGCGTGGATCCCCGCCTCGCTTCAGCGTATGTCGATTTCATGCTTGAACACAAGGACCTGTCAGAGGCTACGTCTGCCTGGAACCTGCTGTTGCGATTACGGGGGATTGGCAGGGGAGGCGGTGACCTTGACAATCTAATGTGGAATGGCGGGTTCGAGCGAGACGAGACGTGGGGGGCCGGATTCGATTGGCGGGTTGGACGGAGCGCTGGGGTAGAGATTGGGGTTGGTGCGTCGAGCTCCGCGGAGGGGACGCGATCGCTCAAGATCGCCTTTGATGGCACTCGAAATCTAGATCTGACCGCTGCCTCTCAGGTGGTTCCGGTGATGCCGGGGACTCGCTACCTACTGAGCGGTTCCATCAAGACCACAGGCATCACGACCTCAAACGGCCCCTATCTGGAGGTAATAGATTTTCTCGATGGCAGACGCCATGCCACGAGCGAGAGCTACATCGGCGACCACCCGTGGTCCGAGGTGCGCGTACCGTTTGAAACCTCTCCGCGATCTCAGGCCATTGTCATCAAGATCCGGCGAGAGACCAGCCAGAAACTCGATAATCTCATCGGCGGAACCGCCTGGATCGACCAGGTGTCCCTCAAGAAGATCCACTGA